GCGCCCCTCGACCTCGACCCGCCGCCCCCGGGCCACCATCCGGGCGAAGTGGCCCCTTCCCGCGAACGAGAACCGCGCCCACCGCTCCCCGTGCTCCACCGACTCGAGCAGGAAGCCGGGTCCCTCCCCCGCCAGCCGGGCGAAGGCCGCCACCGGCGTCTGCATGTCGGCCACCAGCTCACGCCACACCGGAACGACGGTGTGGCTGCGCGCGAGGGAGCGGAACGACTCCCTATCCGGACGCAGCGTCATCGGACCCGTCGTCGGTCCCGAAGGCCCGGTAGAAGCAGGTGTGGTTCCCGGTATGGCAGGCGCCGCGCCCCTCCTGCTCGACCACGAGGAGGATCACGTCACCGTCGCAGTCGTAGCGCGCCTCGCGCACGTACTGCCGGTCCCCCGACGTCTCCCCCTTGCACCAGTACTCCTGGCGGCTGCGGCTCCAGAACCAGCTCCGCCCGGTGTCGAGGGTGCGGCGTAGGGCGTCCTCGTTCATCCACGCGAACATCAGCACGGTGCCGGTGCCCGCCTCCTGTACAACCGCCGGCACCAGCCCGTCGGCGTTGAACTCCACCCGGGCCAGCTGCTCCTCGGTGTAGGGGATCGGCGTGATGGCGGGGGCGCTCACAGGTACAGCCCCGTGCCGCTGTCGATGCGCTCGGAGGCCACGGCGTGGATGTCCCGCTCGCGCATGAGGAGGTAGTCGTCCCCCTGGACCTCGACCTCGTAGCGGTCCTCGGGGCTGAACAGGACCTGGTCCCCCGGCTTGATGGTCCGGACGTGGGGCCCGACGGCCACCACCTCGGCCCAGGTCAGCCGCTTGGACACCTGCGCGGTGGCGGGGATGAGGATGCCGGAACGGGACTTGCGCTCCCCTTCCGACTGGGGGATCTGGACCAGGACCCGGTCCGCCAGCATGGTGATCGGCTGCTTCTGGCCCTTCGACACCCCCGGCACGGTACCGTGCCGACCGGTGCCCATCGAACCGGTATCCCTCGAGACCGACGACGGGCTGCGCCTCGAGGCCGAGCTCTCCGTGCCGCCGGAGCCGTGGGCGGCGGTCGTGCTGGCCCACCCG
The sequence above is a segment of the Acidimicrobiales bacterium genome. Coding sequences within it:
- the hisI gene encoding phosphoribosyl-AMP cyclohydrolase produces the protein MSAPAITPIPYTEEQLARVEFNADGLVPAVVQEAGTGTVLMFAWMNEDALRRTLDTGRSWFWSRSRQEYWCKGETSGDRQYVREARYDCDGDVILLVVEQEGRGACHTGNHTCFYRAFGTDDGSDDAASG
- a CDS encoding co-chaperone GroES, with amino-acid sequence MSKGQKQPITMLADRVLVQIPQSEGERKSRSGILIPATAQVSKRLTWAEVVAVGPHVRTIKPGDQVLFSPEDRYEVEVQGDDYLLMRERDIHAVASERIDSGTGLYL